A portion of the Stigmatella aurantiaca DW4/3-1 genome contains these proteins:
- a CDS encoding FadR/GntR family transcriptional regulator — protein MEWVGLVGRVEQDLERVISQGLLPQDGFLPSENSLAKHYGLSRSTVREALKRLAARALIEQHPGRRSRALPWEGAVTLENLGVVLEGPGAAQPERRKLLEGFLALKRETAVELLAACCQQASARDLDTLAGLCFELAEEARWDDNPGRWAELEFALLRQAARAVERPGQALLLQSLERSYRGMARRLRPHLNAQATRQWALCALHALAAKDAQPLRQELPALLQASDAHLLASLPPSQEPGGSSRPPPSADTAPSHPTSEHGDATQRLSEANGPNQSACPTGLSQRPPTGGPSPEAPSCDSRTPLGDGVLGADMSQGQEGSRRVPPGLQERPFQAPVGSESGAELLGRGGGHLLLDGTAEGQQDGACKAEEARPVTGHRVPEEGHGGTGAAGVRGRSSPC, from the coding sequence ATGGAATGGGTGGGGCTGGTCGGACGAGTGGAGCAGGACTTGGAGCGGGTGATTTCGCAAGGCCTGCTGCCCCAGGACGGCTTTCTTCCCTCGGAAAACTCGCTGGCCAAGCACTACGGACTTTCACGCAGCACCGTCCGTGAAGCACTGAAGCGCCTGGCCGCCAGAGCGTTGATTGAGCAGCACCCAGGCCGCCGCAGCCGAGCCCTCCCCTGGGAGGGGGCGGTGACCCTGGAGAACCTGGGAGTGGTGCTGGAGGGCCCGGGCGCCGCTCAACCGGAGAGACGGAAGCTGCTGGAAGGTTTTCTGGCCCTCAAGCGAGAAACGGCAGTGGAACTGCTGGCGGCGTGTTGTCAGCAGGCCTCTGCCAGGGACTTGGACACGCTGGCAGGCCTGTGCTTCGAGTTGGCGGAGGAGGCCCGCTGGGACGACAACCCCGGCAGGTGGGCGGAGCTGGAGTTCGCGTTGCTGAGGCAGGCAGCCCGCGCGGTGGAGCGTCCCGGACAGGCGCTGCTGCTGCAGTCGCTGGAGCGCTCGTACCGGGGAATGGCTCGGCGGCTGAGGCCGCACCTGAATGCGCAGGCCACTCGGCAGTGGGCACTCTGTGCGCTGCACGCCCTGGCAGCCAAGGATGCGCAGCCCCTGCGCCAGGAACTGCCCGCCTTGCTCCAGGCGAGCGATGCGCACCTGCTCGCCAGCCTCCCACCTTCACAGGAGCCAGGGGGGTCATCACGGCCCCCACCCTCCGCAGACACAGCCCCCTCTCACCCCACCTCGGAGCATGGGGACGCCACGCAGAGGTTGTCGGAGGCGAACGGTCCCAACCAGTCTGCTTGCCCTACAGGTTTGAGCCAACGGCCGCCCACAGGAGGCCCCTCACCCGAGGCCCCCTCCTGTGACTCGCGCACCCCTCTGGGAGACGGGGTGCTCGGCGCGGATATGTCTCAGGGCCAGGAAGGGTCGCGAAGGGTTCCGCCTGGCCTCCAGGAGCGACCGTTCCAGGCTCCGGTTGGCTCTGAGTCTGGGGCTGAACTCCTGGGCAGAGGGGGCGGACACCTTCTCCTGGATGGAACGGCGGAGGGTCAACAAGATGGAGCGTGCAAGGCTGAGGAAGCGAGGCCCGTGACCGGCCATCGAGTGCCTGAAGAGGGGCACGGTGGAACGGGTGCTGCTGGCGTGCGCGGTCGCTCTTCTCCCTGCTGA
- a CDS encoding GNAT family N-acetyltransferase, giving the protein MSTDEVLESNVQFHKAWEFFARSCPKGEVIRSPEVLIAACNVPWSIMNIAFQPAPARTETALANALDEAARYFTLRQRAWMFAISWDWLTPEVRARTVSLCTERGLTLAMESIGMVAEHLAPPIRPLPALDLRFITDAEGPQHVADIHAAAYGAPLDTARQSISIPAMFQGESRGYLGYEKGQYVASASVLKLGDVAYVAYVATRPEFRRKGYAEALIRQALKDAKRLWGLERTGLHATLAGYPVYRRLGYREATRFGLYSPASPGR; this is encoded by the coding sequence ATGTCCACCGATGAGGTTCTCGAATCCAATGTCCAGTTCCACAAGGCCTGGGAGTTCTTCGCGCGAAGTTGTCCGAAGGGAGAGGTGATTCGGTCCCCCGAAGTGCTCATCGCCGCGTGCAATGTGCCCTGGTCCATCATGAACATCGCGTTCCAGCCGGCTCCGGCGCGGACGGAGACGGCCCTGGCCAACGCCCTGGATGAGGCGGCCCGCTACTTCACGCTCCGCCAGCGCGCGTGGATGTTCGCGATCTCGTGGGATTGGCTGACACCGGAGGTGCGTGCCCGGACCGTCTCGCTGTGCACCGAGCGCGGCCTGACGCTGGCCATGGAGTCCATCGGCATGGTGGCCGAGCACCTCGCGCCCCCCATCCGGCCCTTGCCCGCGCTGGACCTCCGGTTCATCACCGATGCCGAGGGGCCCCAGCACGTCGCCGACATTCACGCGGCGGCGTACGGCGCGCCCCTGGACACGGCCCGGCAGTCCATCTCCATTCCCGCCATGTTCCAGGGCGAGAGCCGGGGGTACCTCGGCTATGAGAAGGGCCAGTACGTGGCCTCGGCCTCCGTGCTGAAGCTGGGGGATGTGGCCTATGTGGCCTATGTGGCCACCCGGCCCGAGTTCCGCCGCAAAGGGTACGCGGAGGCCCTCATCCGTCAGGCGCTCAAGGATGCGAAGCGGCTCTGGGGCCTGGAAAGGACAGGGTTGCATGCGACCCTGGCGGGGTACCCCGTCTACCGGCGCCTGGGTTACCGGGAGGCCACGCGCTTCGGCCTGTACTCCCCGGCAAGTCCAGGGCGCTAG